A DNA window from Streptomyces parvus contains the following coding sequences:
- a CDS encoding EF-hand domain-containing protein has protein sequence MLGQLQKTNMDRVFDTLDVTSDGHLSADDFQALAQRMRNLRPNMDAELAAEIDDAFTSWWEHFRKAADTDGDGRISREEFISAVDHGLQNDPAYADRMVKVSQVTFRAADAEGDGYLTPQQVTRIYEAYGVDAQHSKETVARLDRDSDGRISVDEFVQAAREVYLSNDPTAPGVVMFGPVA, from the coding sequence ATGCTCGGACAGCTGCAGAAGACCAACATGGACCGCGTCTTCGACACGCTCGATGTCACCAGCGACGGCCACCTCAGCGCCGACGACTTCCAGGCCCTCGCCCAGCGCATGCGCAACCTGCGCCCCAACATGGACGCCGAGCTCGCTGCTGAGATCGACGACGCCTTCACCTCCTGGTGGGAGCACTTCCGCAAGGCCGCCGACACCGACGGAGACGGCCGCATCAGCCGCGAGGAGTTCATCTCCGCCGTCGACCACGGCCTGCAGAACGACCCCGCCTACGCCGACCGCATGGTCAAGGTCTCCCAGGTCACCTTCCGCGCCGCCGACGCCGAGGGCGACGGCTACCTCACGCCGCAGCAGGTCACGCGCATCTACGAGGCGTACGGCGTGGACGCACAGCACAGCAAGGAGACCGTTGCCCGCCTCGACCGCGACAGTGATGGCCGCATCAGCGTCGACGAGTTCGTCCAGGCCGCGCGCGAGGTCTACCTCAGCAACGACCCCACCGCCCCCGGAGTCGTCATGTTCGGCCCCGTCGCCTAA
- a CDS encoding cytochrome P450: MKTAPGSLPLLGHALGLLRDPVQLLQSVRGAGDMARIRIGPLDVYVLNSPELVRQMLASDANSFRKGRFYEKFRPYQGDGLFTVDGDFHQRQRRLVAPAFSRERLKGYTDVMRRVAQARTAHWAPGGEIDVRAEMYALTSEVVAKVLFGSELDEGDVERIRHWLPVFIQGMGRKVVSPFGWLDRLPTPANRRFEQSRHELRSLVDGLVRAHGQDAVDGGDLLSMLIAARDAESGRAMDPGQVRDEAMTFLTAGIETVATTLTWLYYEIARTPGAQDRLEAELDEVLGSRPVTFDDLPRLPFTQSVVRETLRLHSPAWMLMRRPTAPTVLGGVQIPAGTELLCSPATLHRDPGLYDQATQFLPDRWLTADTAGPAFLPFSAGPYKCLGDHFALTELAVTVATIGARCRLTSISARAPREIAGAALSPDRLVMTAHPRGPRQTPSDQPVDTDHAATHGAGQALPQGLPHQLPPEDRSANHRVT, translated from the coding sequence GTGAAGACCGCCCCGGGCAGCCTTCCGCTGCTCGGGCACGCCCTGGGGTTGCTGCGCGATCCCGTGCAGCTGCTGCAGTCGGTCCGCGGCGCCGGTGACATGGCGCGGATCAGGATCGGCCCGCTGGATGTTTACGTCCTCAACTCGCCGGAACTGGTACGGCAGATGCTGGCCTCGGATGCCAACAGTTTCCGCAAGGGCCGCTTCTACGAGAAGTTCCGCCCCTACCAGGGCGACGGCCTGTTCACCGTGGACGGCGACTTCCACCAGCGCCAGCGCCGACTGGTGGCACCAGCATTCAGCCGCGAGCGGCTCAAGGGCTACACCGATGTCATGCGCCGTGTCGCGCAAGCACGCACGGCCCACTGGGCCCCGGGCGGCGAGATCGACGTCCGCGCTGAGATGTACGCGCTGACGAGCGAGGTCGTGGCGAAGGTGCTCTTCGGCAGCGAGCTCGACGAAGGCGATGTAGAGCGCATCCGTCACTGGTTGCCGGTGTTCATCCAGGGCATGGGGCGCAAAGTCGTCTCCCCCTTCGGCTGGCTGGACCGTCTGCCCACTCCTGCCAACCGGCGTTTTGAGCAGTCGCGGCACGAACTGCGCTCTCTGGTCGACGGCCTGGTGCGCGCCCACGGCCAGGATGCGGTCGACGGTGGCGATCTGCTGTCCATGCTGATCGCGGCACGCGACGCCGAAAGCGGACGGGCCATGGACCCCGGCCAGGTCCGCGACGAAGCCATGACCTTCCTCACCGCCGGTATCGAAACCGTCGCGACCACCCTCACCTGGCTCTACTACGAAATCGCGCGCACCCCAGGGGCACAGGACCGCCTGGAAGCGGAGCTGGACGAGGTCCTCGGCTCTCGGCCGGTGACCTTCGATGATCTGCCCCGCCTGCCGTTCACACAGAGCGTGGTGCGCGAGACGCTCAGGCTCCACAGCCCCGCATGGATGCTGATGCGCCGGCCCACGGCGCCCACCGTCCTGGGCGGTGTGCAGATCCCCGCCGGTACCGAACTTCTGTGCAGCCCAGCCACCCTCCACCGTGATCCCGGCCTCTACGACCAGGCGACACAGTTCCTGCCCGACCGCTGGCTGACCGCCGACACCGCCGGGCCCGCTTTCCTCCCCTTCAGCGCAGGCCCCTACAAGTGCCTCGGCGATCACTTTGCCCTGACAGAGCTCGCGGTCACCGTCGCGACGATCGGGGCCCGTTGCCGGCTCACCTCCATCTCGGCCCGTGCCCCTCGCGAAATCGCCGGCGCCGCGCTGTCCCCCGACCGCCTGGTCATGACCGCGCACCCACGCGGCCCCCGGCAGACGCCCTCGGACCAGCCGGTCGACACCGACCATGCAGCGACGCACGGTGCTGGGCAGGCCCTTCCCCAGGGCCTGCCTCATCAACTTCCACCGGAAGACCGCTCGGCGAACCACCGGGTCACCTGA
- a CDS encoding cytochrome P450, with product MADQTQRAGTTPQVPCARGGVPLLGHLRQLLADPTGFLMSLPSYGDLVEIRLGTRRTLVVCGPELVSQVLVKDHRPFDKGGPFFENVAEFFGNGLATCPDAVHTRLRRLTQPVFRREQLAGYSDLVGREIEAVTGSWREGQVLDVYQVMQELAMRITVSTMFASWFSGSQAGSGAVRETLGHVDTLVSGAFVRMVAPGAARLPLPSNRRYEQARGALYGKIEETVAAYRRGGQDRGDLLSRLMAHDEGSKDTLSDTEIRDQVMTMFIAGIGTTAAMLAWSLHYLSLDGDLDAEVAREAKAASSGPVALHDDLTRLPTLDKAVAETFRIRPAAWMFSRVTVTETVLGGYRIPAGSDVLISPYILHHRPDLFTDPDRFDPQRWDDVSADWARAERAAMMIPFGTGFRKCIGRDFSVMNITLTLASILKTWKLTPATTASVTLQGRSIIEPRGLALRLQRRQFPLPRQGEAVTPR from the coding sequence GTGGCCGATCAGACCCAAAGGGCCGGCACAACACCGCAGGTCCCCTGTGCGCGGGGAGGTGTTCCCCTGCTGGGGCATCTCAGGCAGCTGCTCGCGGACCCGACGGGCTTCTTGATGTCGTTGCCCTCCTACGGCGATCTGGTGGAGATCCGGCTGGGGACCCGCAGGACGCTGGTGGTGTGTGGTCCGGAACTGGTCTCTCAGGTTCTGGTGAAGGATCATCGCCCGTTCGACAAGGGCGGGCCGTTCTTCGAGAACGTCGCCGAGTTCTTCGGGAACGGCCTGGCCACCTGTCCCGACGCGGTCCACACCAGGCTGCGGCGGTTGACTCAGCCGGTCTTCCGCAGGGAGCAGCTCGCCGGGTACAGCGATCTCGTCGGCCGGGAGATCGAGGCCGTGACCGGGTCGTGGCGTGAAGGGCAGGTGCTGGATGTCTACCAGGTGATGCAGGAGCTGGCCATGCGCATCACCGTCTCCACGATGTTCGCGTCCTGGTTCTCCGGCTCCCAGGCCGGCAGCGGCGCGGTGCGGGAGACGCTGGGGCATGTGGACACTTTGGTCTCCGGGGCGTTTGTGCGCATGGTCGCGCCGGGTGCGGCCCGGTTGCCGCTGCCGTCCAACCGCCGCTACGAGCAGGCCCGCGGCGCTCTGTACGGCAAGATCGAGGAGACCGTCGCTGCCTATCGTCGTGGTGGCCAAGATCGTGGTGACCTGCTGTCGAGGCTGATGGCCCATGACGAAGGCAGCAAGGACACGTTGTCCGACACCGAGATCCGTGACCAGGTGATGACGATGTTCATCGCCGGGATCGGTACGACGGCCGCCATGCTGGCCTGGTCCCTGCACTATCTGTCTCTGGACGGCGACCTGGATGCGGAGGTCGCGCGGGAGGCGAAGGCCGCGAGCAGTGGCCCGGTCGCGCTTCACGACGACCTGACGCGTCTGCCGACCCTGGACAAGGCCGTAGCGGAGACGTTCCGCATCCGGCCCGCGGCCTGGATGTTCAGCCGTGTGACGGTGACCGAGACGGTTCTGGGCGGCTACCGCATCCCTGCGGGGTCGGACGTGCTGATCAGCCCCTACATCCTCCACCACCGCCCGGACCTGTTCACCGACCCGGACCGGTTCGATCCGCAGCGCTGGGACGACGTCAGTGCCGACTGGGCGAGAGCCGAAAGGGCGGCGATGATGATTCCGTTCGGCACAGGCTTCCGGAAATGCATCGGCCGCGACTTCTCGGTCATGAACATCACCCTGACTCTGGCGTCCATCCTCAAGACCTGGAAACTCACCCCGGCCACCACCGCCTCGGTGACCCTCCAGGGACGCAGCATCATCGAGCCGCGCGGCTTGGCTCTGCGGCTGCAGCGCCGGCAGTTCCCGCTGCCCCGGCAGGGCGAGGCGGTGACCCCCCGATGA
- a CDS encoding terpene synthase family protein, which yields MSILREQEASGMRMGAEFSRPWPLRVNPHVDQARDSAIAWMLEFGLLRGERAVREFVDWRLAEVAAFFYPRASAEDCCTAAQMMGWYFLPFDDQLDGDLGRDPHRVSQVCTALIAIVHGTTDARSHDAPTVRAFADLWGRMVRGMSPSLRSRVAFHWSSYFSSQLTEAMDRSNGYTYLDLETYFDFRAATTCAFGQNDLAEKWGGSEVPAVVWHHPVLKRMRQLGADLVAIRNDSMSTSHEDVDGLHNAIHIIERTQSCTREEAVERASALGQEKVSQLVAIEEEQLPQLLSHLDGAQQRAVLGYADTIHDWICGDYEWEQISARHASHRPMPEWASELLVAAGS from the coding sequence GTGAGTATTTTGAGGGAGCAGGAAGCGTCAGGCATGCGAATGGGGGCGGAGTTTTCCAGGCCGTGGCCGCTGCGCGTCAATCCGCATGTCGACCAGGCTAGGGATAGCGCCATCGCGTGGATGCTGGAGTTCGGTCTCCTGCGGGGTGAGCGGGCGGTGCGTGAATTTGTGGATTGGCGGCTCGCCGAGGTTGCCGCTTTCTTCTATCCCAGAGCCAGCGCCGAGGACTGCTGTACGGCGGCGCAGATGATGGGTTGGTACTTCCTGCCGTTTGACGACCAACTGGACGGTGATCTCGGTCGTGACCCGCACCGCGTGTCCCAGGTGTGCACTGCTCTCATCGCGATTGTGCACGGCACTACGGACGCACGGTCCCATGATGCTCCCACTGTACGGGCTTTCGCTGATCTGTGGGGGCGGATGGTGAGGGGCATGTCGCCGTCACTGCGTAGTCGCGTCGCATTTCACTGGTCATCGTATTTTTCGTCTCAGCTGACTGAGGCAATGGACCGTAGCAACGGATATACCTACCTCGACCTTGAAACCTATTTCGATTTCCGGGCGGCCACCACGTGTGCGTTCGGGCAGAACGACCTTGCGGAAAAATGGGGCGGCAGTGAGGTGCCAGCGGTCGTGTGGCACCACCCGGTGCTGAAACGGATGCGCCAGTTGGGAGCGGACCTGGTCGCTATCAGGAACGATTCCATGTCCACGTCGCACGAGGACGTCGATGGTCTGCACAACGCGATCCACATCATTGAGCGCACTCAATCGTGCACCCGGGAAGAAGCGGTGGAGCGAGCCTCTGCGCTCGGGCAGGAAAAGGTGTCCCAACTGGTGGCGATCGAGGAGGAACAGCTTCCGCAGCTGCTGAGTCACCTCGACGGCGCACAACAGCGTGCGGTTCTCGGGTACGCCGACACCATTCACGACTGGATCTGCGGGGATTACGAGTGGGAGCAGATTTCCGCGCGTCATGCGTCTCACCGTCCGATGCCGGAGTGGGCCTCTGAGCTGCTCGTGGCGGCGGGGAGTTGA
- a CDS encoding phosphotransferase yields MRFHSRGVRALRTWVPTLGAAAPRLVAADPGLRAVALSEVAGRSLHGAMLPDLQERQIFRRIGELARRIHDSAPPRPSPDGAGPALGIADRRLTAARSLLAPGDEAFVRDLVRRAEALPALEWVETHGDFQLLH; encoded by the coding sequence GTGCGGTTCCACAGCCGGGGGGTGCGGGCCCTGCGCACCTGGGTACCGACGCTCGGCGCGGCCGCGCCCCGACTCGTGGCCGCCGACCCCGGGCTGCGGGCGGTCGCTCTCAGTGAGGTCGCCGGCCGGTCGCTGCACGGGGCCATGCTCCCCGACCTGCAGGAGCGGCAGATCTTCCGCCGGATCGGGGAGCTGGCCCGCCGGATCCACGACTCCGCTCCCCCGCGCCCTTCTCCCGATGGCGCGGGCCCCGCCCTCGGCATCGCCGACCGGCGCCTGACCGCAGCACGCTCGCTGCTGGCCCCCGGGGACGAGGCGTTCGTCCGCGATCTCGTCCGCCGGGCGGAGGCGCTGCCCGCACTGGAGTGGGTGGAGACCCACGGCGACTTCCAGCTCCTTCATTAG
- a CDS encoding aldehyde dehydrogenase family protein yields the protein MTRYAAPGAEGAIVTYAPRYDHWIGGEYVPPARGQYFENPSPVNGRPFTEIARGTSEDVERALDAAHAAAPGWGATSAGDRASVLNRIADRMEAHLEELAVAESWENGKPVRETLAADIPLAIDHFRYFAGALRAQEGSLSEIDDDTVAYHFHEPLGVVGQIIPWNFPILMATWKLAPALAAGNAVVLKPAEQTPASIHYWLSLVADLLPPGVVNIVNGFGAEAGKPLASSPRVAKIAFTGETTTGRLIMQYASENIKPVTLELGGKSPNLFFDDVSRADDDFLDKALEGFTMFALNQGEVCTCPSRALIQRGHYGAFLEAAIARTEQIVPGHPLDTATMIGAQASNDQLQKILSYLDIGQQEGAKILTGGQRVEHGGELEGGYYVQPTVFEGDNRMRVFQEEIFGPVVAVTSFTDFDDAISTANDTLYGLGAGVWTRDVNTAYRAGRGIKAGRVWTNCYHAYPAHAAFGGYKQSGIGRENHKMMLEHYQQTKNLLVSYSAQKLGFF from the coding sequence ATGACCCGTTACGCTGCGCCGGGCGCCGAGGGCGCGATCGTCACGTACGCGCCCCGCTACGACCACTGGATCGGCGGGGAGTACGTGCCGCCGGCCCGGGGTCAGTACTTCGAGAACCCGAGCCCCGTCAACGGCCGCCCGTTCACCGAGATCGCGCGCGGCACGTCCGAGGACGTCGAACGGGCCCTGGACGCGGCCCATGCGGCGGCTCCGGGCTGGGGCGCCACGTCCGCCGGGGACCGGGCGTCTGTGCTGAACAGGATCGCCGACCGGATGGAGGCCCACCTGGAGGAGCTGGCGGTCGCCGAGAGCTGGGAGAACGGCAAACCCGTGCGGGAGACCCTGGCGGCCGACATCCCGCTCGCCATCGACCACTTCCGCTATTTCGCGGGTGCGCTGCGCGCCCAGGAGGGTTCGCTCAGCGAGATCGACGACGACACCGTCGCGTACCACTTCCACGAACCGCTGGGCGTGGTCGGGCAGATCATCCCATGGAACTTCCCCATCCTGATGGCCACCTGGAAGCTCGCCCCGGCGCTCGCCGCGGGCAATGCGGTGGTCCTCAAGCCGGCCGAGCAGACGCCCGCCTCGATCCACTACTGGCTGAGCCTGGTGGCGGATCTGCTGCCGCCGGGCGTCGTCAACATCGTCAACGGTTTCGGAGCGGAGGCCGGCAAGCCGCTCGCCTCCAGTCCGCGCGTCGCGAAGATCGCCTTCACGGGTGAGACCACGACGGGGCGGCTGATCATGCAGTACGCCTCCGAGAACATCAAGCCGGTGACGTTGGAGCTGGGCGGCAAGTCACCGAACCTCTTCTTCGACGACGTCTCGCGCGCCGACGACGACTTCCTCGACAAGGCCCTCGAAGGGTTCACGATGTTCGCCCTCAACCAAGGCGAGGTGTGTACGTGTCCGTCGCGCGCTCTCATCCAGCGCGGCCACTACGGAGCGTTCCTGGAGGCGGCCATCGCCCGCACGGAACAGATCGTGCCGGGCCACCCGCTGGACACCGCCACGATGATCGGCGCCCAGGCCTCCAACGACCAGCTGCAGAAGATCCTTTCGTACCTGGACATCGGCCAGCAGGAGGGCGCGAAGATCCTGACCGGCGGTCAGCGCGTCGAACACGGCGGCGAGCTGGAGGGCGGCTACTACGTCCAGCCGACCGTCTTCGAGGGCGACAACCGGATGCGGGTCTTCCAGGAGGAGATCTTCGGCCCGGTCGTGGCCGTGACGTCCTTCACCGACTTCGACGATGCCATCAGCACGGCGAACGACACCCTGTACGGGCTGGGCGCCGGAGTCTGGACCCGCGACGTCAACACGGCCTACCGGGCGGGGCGCGGGATCAAGGCCGGCAGGGTCTGGACGAACTGCTACCACGCCTACCCGGCGCACGCGGCGTTCGGCGGCTACAAGCAGTCGGGCATCGGCAGGGAGAACCACAAGATGATGCTGGAGCACTACCAGCAGACGAAGAATCTTCTCGTCTCGTACTCGGCGCAGAAGCTCGGCTTCTTCTAG